A genome region from Natronobeatus ordinarius includes the following:
- the glmS gene encoding methylaspartate mutase subunit S: MVDHTMPRTVVLGVIGSDAHVVGITILEQAFSAAGFDVVNLGVQTSQEEFAEAAVAHDAEAVLVSSLYGHAEQDCQGFHDVLDSYGIDAITYIGGNLAVGQDDFEETRATFEALGFDRVFDSETDPEEAIAALERDLQVTTTERERATITS, encoded by the coding sequence ATGGTCGATCATACAATGCCCAGAACGGTCGTTCTCGGTGTGATCGGCTCCGACGCGCACGTCGTCGGAATCACGATCCTCGAGCAAGCGTTCAGTGCAGCCGGCTTCGACGTCGTGAACCTCGGTGTCCAGACCTCCCAGGAGGAGTTCGCCGAGGCCGCAGTAGCACACGACGCCGAGGCTGTACTGGTCTCCTCGCTCTACGGTCACGCCGAGCAGGACTGTCAGGGCTTTCACGACGTCCTCGACTCCTACGGCATCGACGCGATCACCTACATCGGCGGCAACCTCGCGGTCGGCCAGGACGACTTCGAGGAGACCCGTGCGACGTTCGAAGCACTCGGGTTCGACCGGGTCTTCGACTCCGAGACCGACCCCGAAGAGGCGATCGCGGCGCTCGAGCGAGACCTGCAGGTGACGACGACGGAGCGAGAGCGTGCCACGATCACGTCCTAG